The genomic region ATAAACGGAGGGGGTCCTCTTAATGGTATTGTAGCATGCTCGGACTCTGATGCAAATGTTAAGGGTTATGTAAATGCCCCTGATGTATATATACCATTAAGACATGATGGCAAGCTTGATGTAGGGAGTGCAGTTGGTAGAGAGGGTACTTTGACAGTGATAAGAGACCTTGGTCTCAAGGAACCATATATAGGCAAAGTCCAGCTTGTATCTGGAGAAATTGGTGATGATATCGCCGAGTATTATGCAAGATCTGAACAAATACAATCTGCTGTTGGCCTCGGTGTGTTGGTGGATGTTGATGGTTCGTGCAAGGCTGCAGGTGGATTTATTATACAGCTTATGCCTGATTTTCCTTTAGAGGAGGTTGTTGTATTAGAGGAGAGGCTAAATAAGCTTTCGAGTATTACAAAATATCTTGGAGAAGGGAAAACACCAGAGTATATATTAAATATTATTCTCGGGGACCTTGGCCTTGAAATCTTAGAGAGAGTTCCTACAAGATACAAGTGTGATTGCAGCTATGAAAGGGTAGAGAGAGCAATTTGCAGTCTTGGGGAAAACGAAATAGCAAAACTTGCAGAAGAAAATGAACCACTTGAAATTGTATGTAACTTCTGCGGGAAAAGATACAGTGTTGGAATAGACCAATTGAATGAGATGCTGAGATAGGATAAGCATTGATGCTTGCTGATGAAAGCTGCAGGACAGTAATTTAAAATTCTACTATGTCATTTGACGGGAAAA from Calorimonas adulescens harbors:
- the hslO gene encoding Hsp33 family molecular chaperone HslO; this translates as MSDYIVNALAMDGKILAYASTTKDAVDEARKLHNLSPVACAALGRALTAAGMMGKMLKTERGSITIQINGGGPLNGIVACSDSDANVKGYVNAPDVYIPLRHDGKLDVGSAVGREGTLTVIRDLGLKEPYIGKVQLVSGEIGDDIAEYYARSEQIQSAVGLGVLVDVDGSCKAAGGFIIQLMPDFPLEEVVVLEERLNKLSSITKYLGEGKTPEYILNIILGDLGLEILERVPTRYKCDCSYERVERAICSLGENEIAKLAEENEPLEIVCNFCGKRYSVGIDQLNEMLR